A single region of the Streptomyces sp. AM 4-1-1 genome encodes:
- a CDS encoding type III PLP-dependent enzyme, whose translation MHKNTALLAALAAATEDQIVYDLPGIEACYEDLLRQLPGVSVRFAMKACPVDEVLSLLAGNGAGADAASPNEIRQAIGTGVPVERIHYGNTVKSDQNIVDAYRLGIRVFATDSLEDVTAIAAHAPGARVFCRLATDGGGALWGLSNKYGCSADDAVRVLERARDLGLTPSGLSIHVGSQQMTAQAWRSALDRLADVVVALGRRGIRLDHINLGGGLPARGYRDKRGNELDPPIAAIFAEIREGTRRLREISASALDFIVEPGRYLVADHGAIRAHVARLSARQKLNGERQHWLYLSCGKFNGLYEMDELQYRLVFPSHPDASYVPAVVAGPTCDSDDAYSHEHGLVEVPETATSGDPVWVLSCGAYATSYMTQGFNGFDPLPYTLIPVGDGERDDPRHRRLPSGVGASGEGLR comes from the coding sequence ATGCACAAGAACACGGCCCTGCTCGCGGCTCTCGCCGCCGCCACCGAGGACCAGATCGTCTACGACCTCCCCGGAATAGAAGCGTGTTACGAGGACCTGCTGAGACAACTGCCCGGCGTCTCCGTCCGATTCGCCATGAAGGCGTGTCCGGTGGACGAGGTGCTTTCCCTGCTGGCCGGGAACGGCGCCGGCGCCGACGCGGCGAGCCCCAACGAGATCCGGCAGGCGATCGGCACCGGGGTGCCGGTCGAGAGAATTCATTACGGGAACACCGTCAAGTCCGACCAGAACATCGTCGACGCGTACCGTCTCGGCATCAGGGTTTTCGCGACCGACAGCCTGGAGGACGTGACGGCGATCGCCGCCCACGCCCCCGGCGCGCGGGTGTTCTGCCGGCTGGCCACCGACGGGGGCGGGGCGCTCTGGGGCCTCAGCAACAAGTACGGCTGCTCGGCCGACGACGCCGTGCGCGTGCTGGAGAGGGCGCGGGACCTGGGGCTGACACCGTCCGGACTGTCCATTCACGTCGGCTCGCAGCAGATGACGGCGCAGGCGTGGCGAAGCGCCCTCGACCGCCTGGCCGATGTCGTCGTGGCCCTGGGCCGGCGCGGAATACGGCTCGACCACATCAATCTCGGTGGTGGCCTGCCGGCCCGCGGGTACCGCGACAAGCGGGGCAACGAGCTGGACCCCCCGATCGCCGCGATCTTCGCCGAGATCCGGGAGGGCACCCGGCGGCTGAGGGAGATCTCCGCGAGCGCGCTGGACTTCATCGTGGAGCCGGGCCGCTATCTGGTCGCCGACCACGGTGCCATCCGGGCGCACGTGGCCCGGCTGTCGGCGCGGCAGAAGCTGAACGGTGAACGCCAGCACTGGCTCTACCTGAGCTGCGGGAAGTTCAACGGGCTGTACGAGATGGACGAGTTGCAGTACCGGCTCGTGTTCCCCTCGCACCCCGACGCCTCGTACGTACCGGCCGTCGTCGCGGGTCCCACCTGTGACAGCGACGACGCCTACTCGCACGAGCACGGGCTGGTCGAGGTGCCCGAGACGGCCACGTCCGGCGATCCCGTCTGGGTCCTCTCCTGTGGTGCGTACGCGACCAGTTACATGACCCAGGGGTTCAACGGTTTCGACCCGCTTCCGTACACCTTGATACCCGTGGGGGACGGCGAACGGGACGATCCGCGTCACCGGCGGCTGCCTTCCGGTGTCGGCGCGTCCGGGGAAGGCCTTCGGTAG
- a CDS encoding lytic polysaccharide monooxygenase auxiliary activity family 9 protein, which translates to MRRKITSTLLGLGMVGASVLAVSGSAQGHGYTDSPISRQQLCGNGTVRGCGQIQWEPPSVEGPKGFPSKGPADGLICAGGNGRFSELDDPRSGNWPATNVSAGQNYTFSWRISARHATTDFRYYITKDGYNPAKPLTRADLDPQPFLTVPFGGRLPGNTVTHTGTLPQKSGKHLILGVWTVADTGNAFYACSDVKF; encoded by the coding sequence ATGCGCAGGAAGATCACCTCGACACTTCTCGGCCTCGGAATGGTCGGCGCCTCCGTATTGGCCGTATCCGGCAGTGCGCAGGGCCACGGCTACACCGACTCCCCCATCAGCAGGCAGCAGCTGTGCGGCAACGGCACCGTACGCGGCTGCGGCCAGATCCAGTGGGAGCCCCCGAGCGTCGAGGGCCCCAAGGGCTTCCCCAGCAAGGGCCCCGCCGACGGCCTCATCTGCGCGGGCGGCAACGGCCGCTTCTCCGAGCTGGACGACCCGCGCAGCGGGAACTGGCCCGCCACCAACGTCAGCGCCGGCCAGAACTACACCTTCAGCTGGCGGATCTCCGCCCGGCACGCCACGACCGACTTCCGCTACTACATCACCAAGGACGGGTACAACCCCGCCAAGCCGCTGACCAGGGCCGACCTGGACCCGCAGCCGTTCCTGACCGTGCCGTTCGGCGGCCGCCTGCCGGGCAACACGGTGACCCACACCGGCACGCTGCCCCAGAAGTCCGGCAAGCACCTGATCCTCGGCGTGTGGACGGTCGCGGACACCGGTAACGCCTTCTACGCCTGCTCCGACGTGAAGTTCTGA
- a CDS encoding MFS transporter produces the protein MFRVHDPFLRAQLAIAALFCSLGFQYATWAARIPAIKADLGLTAAEVGLLLMATGVGAAVSFPLVAVLMKRLGSQHLALLSALFLAALLFALAEAPNYPVALLVMCLDGVAVGGLNVAMNAQGAALEVKYSRNAMARLHATFSGGSLLAALLASGVNALTSTVVVHFGVAAVLLLLLLAYARTGLLTDDRPAERKEKEEKEGKEKSGSRWTVPSRLTLWMCAAMAFGTVVEGSMNDWSALYMKDVVEASAELAPMGIAVVSGMMVLARLFADGWRSRWGDGRIVRVGSLLAGLGLALALLAGGVVPALIGFACVGLGIAAVTPCVYVAAAGQGSDSLTLVAAMGTTGLLAGPPVIGFIASGSSLVWGLGAVALSAVVVSLCSTQIRWTATA, from the coding sequence ATGTTCCGCGTTCACGATCCATTCCTGCGCGCGCAGTTGGCGATCGCCGCCCTGTTCTGTTCGCTCGGCTTCCAGTACGCCACCTGGGCGGCACGGATTCCCGCGATCAAGGCGGACCTCGGCCTGACGGCGGCGGAGGTCGGCTTGTTGCTGATGGCCACCGGCGTGGGCGCGGCAGTTTCGTTTCCGCTGGTGGCGGTGCTGATGAAGCGGCTGGGCTCGCAGCACCTCGCGCTGCTGTCGGCCCTCTTCCTCGCCGCACTGCTCTTCGCGCTGGCCGAGGCGCCGAACTACCCGGTCGCCCTGCTGGTGATGTGCCTCGACGGGGTCGCGGTCGGTGGCCTGAACGTCGCCATGAACGCGCAGGGCGCCGCGCTGGAGGTGAAGTACTCGCGGAACGCCATGGCCAGGCTGCACGCGACGTTCAGCGGTGGCTCCCTGCTGGCCGCGCTCCTGGCCTCCGGGGTGAACGCGCTCACCTCGACCGTGGTCGTGCACTTCGGTGTCGCCGCCGTCCTGCTGCTCCTGCTGCTCGCGTACGCCAGGACCGGGCTGCTCACGGACGATCGGCCCGCCGAGCGCAAGGAGAAGGAGGAGAAGGAGGGGAAGGAGAAGAGCGGCAGCCGGTGGACCGTACCGTCCCGTCTGACGTTGTGGATGTGCGCGGCGATGGCGTTCGGCACGGTGGTCGAGGGCTCCATGAACGACTGGTCGGCCCTCTACATGAAGGACGTCGTCGAGGCTTCCGCGGAGCTGGCGCCCATGGGCATCGCCGTGGTCTCCGGGATGATGGTGCTGGCCCGTCTCTTCGCCGACGGCTGGCGCAGCCGCTGGGGTGACGGACGGATCGTCCGCGTCGGCAGTCTGCTGGCCGGTCTCGGCCTGGCGCTCGCGCTGCTGGCCGGTGGAGTGGTGCCCGCCCTGATCGGGTTCGCCTGCGTCGGGCTGGGCATCGCGGCCGTGACCCCGTGCGTGTACGTGGCGGCGGCGGGACAGGGTTCGGACTCACTGACCCTGGTCGCCGCCATGGGCACCACGGGCCTGCTGGCCGGGCCGCCGGTCATCGGGTTCATAGCGAGCGGCAGCAGTCTGGTGTGGGGGCTGGGCGCGGTCGCGCTGTCGGCGGTCGTCGTCTCGCTGTGCAGCACACAGATCCGCTGGACGGCGACCGCCTGA
- a CDS encoding DUF6271 family protein has product MRRICLTLPTNRACAATISAIGEEADHAAEHFGVEVHLLILDSSAEPVFAEHAKVVRETRRAPGVVTHHLDEAAQRDFLRRVISRAGLAEPELLLDLMLPDALSYGACTNRAFLIGAALGCESVHRRDSDSRYQVVDGVPVHPVHHELMSLGKTAADAASGVTETTLDPAHAHRPVAMVGSSFTGEPSVDIDEIHRLDRGVYHDVVSLWAPQDWSDEQKRQLVDESFRGAGAEPFTRDHSSLGLVDPMRVDMCNISFHQVHERVPLPPATDTIGSDYFLIHLVHDAALPGVLHNRNIENFYTGERRTDPGFMAYQLRFVKFFLSMLYFNFIYERMAQSGEALLDEHDQVRASAVVEFARESTGLDRAENVWRLDVLDSSYRKLGGRYATFADLLASRRERLLDEARQDIENFALLTEAWGPMIEAGRATDLGQLQRQSG; this is encoded by the coding sequence ATGCGCAGAATCTGCCTGACCCTTCCCACCAACAGGGCGTGCGCGGCGACGATATCCGCCATCGGCGAGGAGGCGGACCACGCGGCCGAGCACTTCGGCGTCGAGGTCCACCTGCTGATCCTGGACTCCTCCGCCGAGCCCGTGTTCGCCGAGCACGCGAAGGTCGTGCGCGAGACGCGCAGGGCGCCCGGAGTGGTGACGCACCATCTGGACGAGGCGGCTCAGCGGGACTTCCTGCGCCGGGTGATCAGCCGCGCCGGCCTGGCGGAACCCGAGCTGCTGCTCGACCTCATGCTGCCGGACGCCCTGTCCTACGGCGCCTGCACCAACCGCGCCTTCCTCATCGGTGCCGCGCTCGGCTGCGAGTCCGTGCACCGCAGGGATTCCGACAGCCGTTACCAGGTCGTCGACGGCGTGCCCGTCCATCCCGTCCACCACGAGCTGATGTCCCTCGGGAAGACCGCGGCCGACGCGGCGAGCGGGGTCACCGAGACCACGCTGGACCCGGCGCACGCACACCGGCCGGTGGCGATGGTGGGCAGTTCCTTCACGGGCGAGCCGTCCGTGGACATCGACGAGATCCACCGGCTCGACCGCGGCGTCTACCACGACGTGGTCAGCCTGTGGGCGCCCCAGGACTGGTCGGACGAGCAGAAGCGGCAGCTCGTCGACGAGTCCTTCCGGGGAGCCGGCGCCGAGCCCTTCACCCGGGACCACTCGTCCCTGGGACTCGTCGACCCCATGCGCGTCGACATGTGCAACATCAGCTTCCACCAGGTGCACGAACGTGTGCCGCTGCCGCCCGCGACGGACACCATCGGCAGCGACTACTTCCTGATCCACCTCGTGCACGACGCCGCCCTGCCCGGCGTCCTGCACAACCGCAACATCGAGAACTTCTACACCGGGGAACGCCGCACCGACCCCGGATTCATGGCCTACCAGCTGCGGTTCGTGAAGTTCTTCCTCTCGATGCTTTATTTCAACTTCATTTACGAAAGAATGGCGCAGAGTGGCGAAGCGCTGCTCGACGAGCACGATCAGGTACGGGCGTCCGCCGTCGTGGAATTCGCCAGGGAGAGCACCGGCCTCGACCGCGCGGAGAATGTGTGGCGGCTGGACGTCCTGGACAGCTCCTACCGGAAGCTGGGCGGCAGATACGCCACGTTCGCCGACCTCCTGGCCTCACGTCGTGAGCGACTGCTCGACGAGGCCCGCCAGGACATCGAGAACTTCGCACTGCTCACCGAGGCATGGGGTCCGATGATCGAGGCGGGCAGAGCCACGGATCTCGGACAACTCCAACGGCAGTCGGGCTGA
- a CDS encoding ferredoxin, which yields MQISIDTDVCIGAGQCALTAPKVFTQDDDGLSALLPGHEDAVEGPMTGEAARACPVGAITLE from the coding sequence ATGCAGATCAGTATCGACACGGACGTGTGCATCGGCGCCGGCCAGTGCGCCCTGACCGCTCCGAAGGTCTTCACCCAGGACGACGACGGCCTCAGCGCTCTGTTGCCGGGGCACGAGGACGCCGTCGAGGGCCCGATGACCGGGGAGGCGGCGCGTGCCTGTCCCGTGGGGGCGATCACACTGGAGTGA
- a CDS encoding ScbR family autoregulator-binding transcription factor: protein MELLSGGGTGVQDRARVTRRSLLEAAAHLFAEQGYAGTSINDISALSGRTSGAIYFHYSSKEKLALAVVREQFAAWPQLAARYRAADVPPLERLVALSFEIARALREEPIARAGARLWTERRTIDAVVPAPFAVWTGAATRLLAQARTEGELAAGVEPSATAGTLVCAFFGLYTLTEELVGQQGLLDRLHEWWLLVLNALQARPDAAALLARARKHECEPVGALP, encoded by the coding sequence ATGGAGCTGTTGAGCGGAGGCGGAACGGGCGTGCAGGACAGGGCGCGGGTGACCCGAAGGTCGTTATTGGAAGCCGCAGCACATCTCTTCGCCGAACAGGGGTACGCAGGAACGAGCATCAATGACATAAGCGCGCTGTCGGGACGGACCAGCGGGGCGATCTACTTCCACTACTCCAGCAAGGAGAAGCTCGCACTCGCCGTCGTGCGGGAGCAGTTCGCCGCCTGGCCGCAGCTGGCCGCGCGGTACCGGGCCGCCGACGTGCCACCGCTGGAGCGGCTGGTCGCGCTGAGCTTCGAGATCGCCAGGGCCCTGCGGGAGGAGCCCATCGCACGCGCGGGGGCGCGGCTGTGGACGGAGCGCCGCACCATCGACGCGGTGGTGCCCGCGCCGTTCGCGGTCTGGACCGGGGCCGCCACCCGGCTCCTCGCGCAGGCCCGTACCGAGGGGGAACTGGCGGCGGGGGTCGAGCCGTCGGCCACGGCCGGGACCCTGGTCTGCGCCTTCTTCGGGCTGTACACCCTCACGGAGGAACTCGTCGGACAGCAAGGGCTGCTGGACCGGCTGCACGAGTGGTGGCTGCTGGTCCTCAACGCGTTGCAGGCCCGGCCGGACGCGGCCGCGCTGCTGGCGCGCGCCCGCAAGCACGAGTGCGAGCCCGTGGGCGCCCTGCCCTGA
- a CDS encoding NADPH-dependent F420 reductase, whose product MRGPRRTRRLGENRAGGDGLPHGREWRRPSARPCLTTTPSRSRRMKIGIIGAGNIGGTLARRLTELGHEVVVANSRGPQTLTDLAAETGARAVAAEDAPKGADLVVVTIPEIRVPDLPAGLFDDVSEHLIVVDTGNYYPRQRDGRIDEIEEGLPESRWAEKRLRHPVIKAFNNIYAQHLGDEAREPGTPGRIALPVAGDDERAKAVVMELVDALGFDPVDAGGLDESWRQQPGTPVYTTDLDAEGVRRGLAEAGRDRTAQWRATPASPGTFDAPA is encoded by the coding sequence TTGCGCGGTCCGCGGCGTACTCGCAGGCTGGGGGAGAACAGGGCCGGGGGTGACGGCCTCCCCCACGGCAGGGAGTGGAGGAGGCCGTCAGCGCGTCCATGCCTCACCACGACACCCAGCAGGAGCAGGCGTATGAAGATCGGCATCATCGGCGCCGGAAACATCGGCGGCACCCTCGCCCGACGGCTGACGGAACTCGGCCATGAGGTCGTGGTCGCCAATTCCAGGGGCCCGCAGACCCTCACCGACCTGGCCGCGGAGACCGGGGCACGGGCGGTGGCGGCCGAGGACGCTCCGAAGGGGGCGGACCTGGTCGTGGTGACGATTCCCGAGATCAGGGTCCCCGACCTGCCCGCCGGGCTCTTCGACGACGTGTCCGAGCACCTGATCGTCGTCGACACCGGCAACTACTACCCCCGGCAGCGCGACGGCCGGATCGACGAGATCGAGGAGGGGCTGCCGGAGAGCCGCTGGGCCGAGAAGCGGTTGCGTCACCCGGTGATCAAGGCGTTCAACAACATCTACGCCCAGCATCTCGGCGACGAAGCCCGTGAGCCCGGAACCCCCGGCCGGATCGCACTGCCGGTGGCCGGGGACGACGAGCGGGCCAAGGCCGTCGTCATGGAACTGGTGGACGCGCTCGGCTTCGATCCGGTCGACGCGGGGGGCCTCGACGAGTCGTGGCGGCAGCAGCCGGGGACACCGGTCTACACCACCGATCTGGACGCCGAAGGAGTGCGGCGCGGACTCGCCGAGGCCGGCCGGGACCGTACGGCGCAGTGGCGGGCCACCCCCGCCAGCCCCGGCACGTTCGACGCGCCCGCCTGA
- a CDS encoding dihydroxyacetone kinase subunit DhaK has translation MVSYFENSTDALVPDALAGFARAHADLVTYDTGHGYFTARHTAKARRVALLSGGGSGHEPLHVGFVGAGMLDAACPGRVFASPHNRQVYQASLAVARSEGVLHIVKNYTGDRINFGIAAERLAHHDIPCERVLVDDDLASDSADIASGRRGTGGTVLIEKILGAAADTGMGLRELADLGAALAERCRTLAVASAAHTAPTTGRPAFELPAHELEYGVGIHGERADHTRRHGSVGSLVEEMTDALLAALGPGPDDSVIALVNGLGSVTPLELYGIFGELGRVLDARGTGLARSLIGDYVTALDMRGFSLTLLVADARVLDFYEAPVRTAALCW, from the coding sequence ATGGTCTCGTACTTCGAGAACAGCACCGATGCACTGGTGCCGGACGCCCTGGCCGGTTTCGCCCGTGCCCATGCCGATCTCGTCACCTACGACACCGGTCACGGCTACTTCACCGCACGGCACACGGCGAAGGCCCGGCGGGTGGCTCTGCTCTCCGGGGGCGGCTCGGGCCACGAACCGCTGCACGTCGGATTCGTCGGCGCGGGGATGCTCGACGCCGCGTGTCCGGGCCGGGTCTTCGCCTCACCGCACAACCGGCAGGTGTACCAGGCGTCCCTGGCGGTCGCCCGGTCCGAGGGCGTCCTGCACATCGTGAAGAACTACACCGGCGACCGGATCAACTTCGGCATCGCCGCCGAACGCCTGGCCCACCACGACATCCCCTGTGAACGCGTCCTCGTCGACGACGACCTGGCCTCCGACTCGGCGGACATCGCCTCGGGCCGTCGGGGCACGGGCGGCACGGTGCTCATCGAGAAGATCCTCGGCGCCGCCGCGGACACCGGCATGGGACTGCGGGAACTGGCCGACCTCGGCGCCGCCCTGGCGGAACGCTGCCGCACCCTGGCCGTCGCATCCGCCGCCCACACCGCGCCGACCACCGGGAGACCGGCGTTCGAGCTGCCGGCGCACGAGCTGGAGTACGGCGTCGGCATACACGGCGAGCGCGCCGATCACACCCGGCGGCACGGGTCCGTCGGGTCGCTGGTCGAGGAGATGACGGACGCGCTGCTGGCGGCGCTCGGCCCCGGGCCGGACGACTCGGTGATCGCGCTGGTCAACGGACTGGGTTCGGTCACCCCGCTGGAGCTGTACGGGATCTTCGGGGAGCTGGGCCGGGTGCTCGACGCCCGGGGGACCGGACTCGCCCGTTCCCTCATCGGCGACTACGTCACGGCCCTGGACATGCGGGGCTTCTCCCTCACCCTGCTCGTGGCCGACGCCCGGGTGCTGGACTTCTACGAGGCGCCCGTCCGCACGGCGGCGCTGTGCTGGTGA
- a CDS encoding cytochrome P450, with translation MSETETVSFPQDRTCPYHPPTGYRPRPEDGPRRPLSLATLFDGRRVWLVTGHAEARALLVDKRLSSARENPDFPLFNERVAATRRRVALVGLDDPEHNVQRRMLIPSFTLKRTAALRPRIQETVDRLLDAMIEQGPPTDLVTDFALPVPSMVICTLLGVPYADHEFFEEQSRKLLRGPSAADIDSARDALDDYFRVLIDSKQKNTGEGLLDELIARQLADGDIDREELVQLSQILLVAGHETTANMISLGTFTLLQHPAELARLRESEDLMPSAVEELLRYLSIADSMARLAMEDIEIGGVTIRAGDGIALAASVINRDEATYPSPDRLDLGREARHHVAFGFGVHQCLGQNLARAEIEIALRSLFTRLPGLRLAAPADDIPFKPGDTLQGMLELPVSW, from the coding sequence ATGTCAGAGACCGAGACCGTCTCCTTCCCGCAGGACCGCACCTGTCCCTATCACCCGCCCACGGGGTACCGCCCACGGCCCGAGGACGGGCCCCGGCGACCGCTCTCGCTCGCGACGCTCTTCGACGGCCGCAGGGTGTGGCTCGTCACCGGGCACGCCGAGGCCCGCGCGCTGCTGGTGGACAAGCGGCTGTCGTCCGCCCGGGAGAACCCGGACTTCCCCCTCTTCAACGAACGGGTCGCCGCGACCAGACGACGTGTCGCACTGGTCGGGCTCGACGATCCCGAGCACAACGTCCAACGCCGCATGCTGATCCCGAGCTTCACCCTCAAGCGGACCGCGGCGCTGCGGCCACGCATCCAGGAGACCGTGGACCGGCTGCTGGACGCGATGATCGAGCAGGGGCCGCCCACCGACCTGGTCACCGACTTCGCACTGCCCGTCCCCTCGATGGTGATCTGTACGCTGCTCGGTGTCCCGTACGCCGACCACGAGTTCTTCGAGGAGCAGTCGCGCAAGCTGCTGCGGGGGCCGTCGGCCGCCGACATCGACTCGGCGCGCGACGCGCTCGACGACTACTTCCGGGTACTGATCGACAGCAAACAGAAGAACACCGGTGAGGGACTGCTGGACGAACTGATCGCCCGTCAGCTCGCCGACGGGGACATCGACCGGGAAGAACTCGTCCAGTTGTCCCAGATCCTGCTGGTCGCGGGCCATGAGACGACCGCGAACATGATCTCGCTGGGCACCTTCACGCTCCTCCAGCATCCGGCGGAGCTGGCCAGGTTGCGCGAGTCGGAGGACCTGATGCCGTCCGCCGTCGAGGAGTTGCTGCGGTACCTGTCCATCGCGGACAGCATGGCCCGGCTGGCCATGGAGGACATCGAGATCGGTGGAGTGACGATCCGGGCCGGTGACGGCATCGCGCTGGCCGCGTCGGTGATCAACCGCGACGAGGCCACCTACCCGTCACCGGACCGACTGGACCTGGGCCGGGAGGCGCGCCATCACGTCGCCTTCGGCTTCGGCGTCCACCAGTGCCTCGGCCAGAACCTGGCGCGGGCCGAGATCGAGATCGCGCTGCGCTCCCTCTTCACCCGGCTGCCGGGGCTGCGACTGGCGGCGCCCGCCGACGACATCCCCTTCAAGCCGGGCGACACGCTCCAGGGCATGCTCGAACTGCCCGTGTCGTGGTGA
- a CDS encoding GNAT family N-acetyltransferase, translating to MNLDVRLRHISDRDWDGIVALESGAYAALGLSEDRAALESRVRASPGTCFVLDLGQRLAGYLLALPYPMFRYPDLTRAEQTDFHSRNLHLHDLVIAEDLRGRGLAKQFLHHVTATAAAQGYERMSLVAVGGTDTYWAANGFVAHPGVVPPGGYGTDAVYMSTTVRVDRAEKSKPTGAVLRGSSLQDEVG from the coding sequence ATGAACCTCGATGTGCGCCTGCGGCACATCTCCGACCGTGACTGGGACGGCATCGTGGCGCTGGAATCCGGTGCCTACGCCGCCCTCGGACTGTCGGAGGACCGCGCCGCGCTGGAGTCCAGGGTCCGCGCGTCGCCGGGCACGTGCTTCGTGCTGGACCTCGGGCAGCGGCTGGCGGGATATCTGCTGGCACTGCCCTACCCGATGTTCCGCTACCCGGATCTGACCCGGGCGGAACAGACCGACTTCCACTCGCGCAACCTGCATCTGCACGACCTCGTCATCGCGGAGGACCTTCGCGGCAGAGGGCTGGCCAAGCAATTCCTGCACCACGTCACGGCGACGGCCGCGGCACAGGGGTACGAGCGGATGTCCCTGGTGGCCGTCGGCGGCACCGACACCTACTGGGCGGCGAACGGATTCGTCGCCCACCCGGGGGTCGTGCCGCCGGGCGGCTACGGCACGGACGCCGTGTACATGTCCACGACGGTGCGGGTGGACCGAGCCGAGAAGTCGAAGCCGACCGGCGCTGTGCTGCGCGGCTCATCCTTGCAAGACGAAGTGGGTTGA
- the dhaL gene encoding dihydroxyacetone kinase subunit DhaL → MTTNETFDGAYTSGWMHRFADSAYATETELTALDQRVGDGDFGINLSAGVRAALRLFDRGGSHEKASEPLETVATAFLDEIGGTSGPLFGLLFQALGAAVAASGTTLTTAGLAEGTEEGLAAIRRVGEAAPGDKTLVDALTPAARSLRAEPADSPPDRALAAAADAAWQGVRDTARLRARMGRASYLGDRVTGVPDPGAVGIALLFASAGGTVHSLEPYLRGDG, encoded by the coding sequence GTGACGACGAACGAGACCTTCGACGGGGCGTACACGAGTGGCTGGATGCACCGCTTCGCCGACTCGGCGTACGCCACCGAGACCGAACTCACCGCCCTCGACCAACGGGTCGGCGACGGCGACTTCGGCATCAACCTGAGCGCCGGTGTGCGGGCCGCACTGCGCCTCTTCGACCGGGGCGGCAGTCACGAGAAGGCGTCGGAGCCGCTGGAGACGGTGGCCACCGCCTTCCTCGACGAGATAGGCGGGACCAGCGGTCCTCTCTTCGGGCTGCTGTTCCAGGCGCTGGGAGCGGCCGTCGCCGCCTCCGGCACCACACTGACCACCGCCGGCCTCGCCGAGGGTACGGAGGAGGGGCTGGCCGCCATCCGCCGGGTGGGCGAGGCGGCGCCCGGGGACAAGACACTGGTGGACGCGCTGACCCCGGCGGCCCGGTCGCTGCGCGCCGAACCGGCGGACAGTCCGCCCGACCGCGCGCTGGCCGCGGCGGCGGACGCGGCGTGGCAGGGAGTGCGGGACACGGCCCGGCTGCGGGCGCGGATGGGGCGGGCGAGCTATCTGGGCGACCGGGTGACGGGTGTGCCGGACCCGGGAGCGGTCGGTATCGCCCTGCTCTTCGCCTCGGCCGGAGGCACCGTCCACAGCCTTGAACCGTATCTGCGCGGCGACGGATGA
- a CDS encoding HAD family phosphatase → MTAHRILSWSPAAIVFDCDGTLMDTERHWQDARNRVFHEFGLKPAPGFAERAKGVHYTECGTLMAEETGKPELADDMIHSLLKHFTALVAEFPATMPGAAALVRIAAGHLPLAVASNCPLEVVESSLSRAGLLSHFAHVVVPGDGVRPKPEPDVYATAARLCGVAPETAMAVEDSLTGIDSARRAGLRVLGVGPRPAGQGADQADLWVSTLGDPELLAWARSRVTAEARPAGR, encoded by the coding sequence ATGACAGCTCATCGCATTCTTTCCTGGTCCCCGGCAGCCATCGTCTTCGACTGCGACGGCACTCTGATGGACACCGAACGGCACTGGCAGGACGCCCGCAACAGGGTCTTCCACGAATTCGGGCTCAAGCCCGCACCCGGATTCGCCGAGCGCGCGAAGGGCGTGCACTACACCGAATGCGGAACGCTCATGGCCGAGGAGACCGGGAAACCGGAACTCGCCGACGACATGATCCACTCGCTCCTCAAGCACTTCACGGCGCTCGTCGCCGAATTCCCCGCCACCATGCCGGGCGCGGCGGCCCTGGTGCGGATCGCGGCCGGCCATCTGCCACTCGCCGTCGCCAGCAACTGCCCGCTGGAGGTGGTGGAGTCCAGCCTCTCGCGGGCCGGGCTGCTCAGCCACTTCGCCCATGTCGTCGTCCCGGGCGACGGAGTGCGGCCGAAGCCCGAACCGGACGTCTACGCGACCGCGGCCCGTCTCTGCGGGGTGGCTCCCGAGACGGCGATGGCGGTCGAGGACTCCCTGACCGGCATCGACTCGGCCCGCCGGGCCGGACTACGGGTGCTGGGCGTGGGCCCGCGCCCGGCCGGGCAGGGCGCCGACCAGGCCGACCTCTGGGTCAGCACCCTGGGTGATCCGGAGCTGCTGGCCTGGGCCCGCTCCCGGGTCACCGCGGAGGCACGGCCCGCCGGCCGATGA